From the Trifolium pratense cultivar HEN17-A07 linkage group LG4, ARS_RC_1.1, whole genome shotgun sequence genome, the window tctgGTGGAATAATAGAATTTTACcatatattatttgattgatAAGGAATAATAGATGGTAAAATAAAGTTTAAGTGAaaggtaaaattgaaagaaaaataataggGTAAAATATGTTTCGGTCCTTATTTTTATAGTGAGTTTTAGTTTTCGTCTCTGTGAAATAAAATCAATTGTTTTCATCCTTACTAAAATCATGTGTCAAGAATCCTGATGgcataaagtttttttttttttacaagttataaagttttaaaaaaatcttttaaaattttaaagatctttttttccaaaattgtctttcaaatcttttaaaatcttaaaagaCAATTAATCAATACACAAAATCTTTAGCctattttttagtaaaagaattttaaataaaaggttttttttttcggcccaaataaatataaatatccaACAAAGAAATTAGAATTTGAGATACATCCATCAATATTATGAAGAGAACGGCAACAACAACAAATTCTCTCAAAACATTACTCCTCGTCAATATGAAAACTAAGagaataaaaacaacaaattccGTGAAACCTGATGAGTGTTGGGAACTTGTATTCATGTTCATGTTCATGGATGATGAGGACTACTATGCTCTCTCCCTCGTCTCGAAACAGTTTCTCTCCATCACCAACCGTCTTCGATCCTCTCTCACTATCAAACCCTACTACGATCAAACAACCGAACAAGTTCTCCATCTCATTGGTAGATTTCCCAACCTCACCTCCCTCAACTTTATTGGCGGTGACGACATCGACTACATTCTCCCCCAACTCTCTACTTTCCCATTTAGACTCACATCACTCAAACTCTCACACATGTCCACCATTCCCGCCACTGGCTTAGTAACTTTCTCTTCTGCAACTTCTTCAACTTTAAACTCTCTCACATGTTCCTACATTGATTTTCTCCATTCCACTCACATGTTCCTCATTGGCGATTGTTTCCCCAAGTTGAAGCGCATTGATTTGAGTCATTGCAATGACATATGTATTTCTCTTCTTTTGAAGAAATGTCGTAACATTACACATTTGAACTTAACTGCCTCTTCTATTATCCCGCTAAGTAGAATTATGAACTTTCAACTTCCTACTTTGGAGGTGTTGAATTTGTCATATTCAACAGCTGACAATCAAACACTTAACGTTCTTACAAAGACTTGTACTCGGATTTTGCAACTGTCACTCGGATATTGTGATCGTGTCACAGACAAGGGAGTCAAGAGTGTGCTACAAAACTGCATACAACTCAGAGAGATCAATTTGAAATATTGTCAAAGAGTAGTTCATCTTAATGTCGACTCAATGCTATTATTAAGGCCATCATTGACAAAGATAATGCTTCCATACTTGCTGGCTTGGGTAGCTTAGCTTAGCACCATTGGTTTCAACTAACTCACTCAGAGCTAGCTAAAGGAACCAATCAAAGGTTCAATGcttcaattttcaaatttaacaTGTTTTAtgatttacttttctttttattgaaacAAATATGTGCAAGATTGTTGCTCGAAACAAATGTGTAAGTTTCAGTCATAGTTCTGATGGATTTGTTGGTAAAAGTGACTCTGCTCAAGTTTTTCATTTGATTCATCCTTTTCTCATATGTGACACCTGAGTATAATCTTATAGAAATGTTTTAAAACATGCTGGCCTTACCCGAGTTCAAATGTGTATCTTTCTGTCCTAGTTTCAAATTCCTTTAAGTATGCTCGCATATTTCTTTGCTTAAGATTACAGAAAAGCAACCAGTAGAGTGGAGTGCATTTGCTCACAACAATTGTGTTGAGTGTATCTGCTCACGAGTCACGACCACATTTACTGTACTGTCGATCTATCttttattttgagaaataaatcctgtagtattttttttattttgacgcTGTGCTGCCACCTTGTTCTTCATCCAGCGACATGCCTGCTTCCTCTTCCCTCTTTGCAATGAAGCATTTTCAGACCTATTGAATTTTCGAATTTATGAGCAAGAAGAGAATAACATAACAATACAATATATATGAGATCAAATCAAATGTTTGGTAACTAATAAACAGATTCATTATtatcaaaaatacaaaaataaaataaaataaacaggaTTCATTGAGAAACAACAAATATATGTGCAATTGTCTTAGCTTtctttcatatatattttagtcTCCCATGACAGACAGACTTTAATAGGAATTTCAATCATTTTCTTAGTACTGCCtgtaattttgaaattttaaatttagtatCTTTAGCTTGTGTTCTTATTGATCAATAAGTTCATTATAATCaccggaatttgaacaaactggtGTTGTTTCCCGAtacactatttagtacaaaatgttgtTAAACAGTGACTATAGAAGCGCTATTAGATACAATGGTTCAATGCGTAAAAAACTTTGATATTCAATaatttgtaggaaatttttagattttttttttaaaaaaaaaacagaagctAATATATATCAATCTATCTCATGCCAGCTCCTACAACCAAGCCATTCATTAGCTTTGTTTGCTACAAGATTACTAACATATACAACTCGGTCCACCTCCGATCATGAATATCTACTCTCTTTTTTTATCTTTAGGAGTCGAACTTGGTACCTCAGAGTCTACAACACTCAAACACTTTGCGCACCAACCATGAATATCAACTTGaaacaatatataataaataatctaaaaaatataaatagttataGGCATCACACCATTACACCGTTACATGTGTTAGACGGCATCTATTTCCGCATAATAATTGTGAAAATAGCAATCAGTTGCATGATAATATGACTGCCAAATACAGCTAATCATATCATAATCTACAATTCTACATAGAGACAATAAATAAGAAATACTCTATATATTAAGCTAAGTAGCTAACCCTTTTAGAAGAGGATCCCAAAATATATAATACAGACCTTAATCAAAACTACAAATGACCCGTCTCTCTTTTCTGTCACGAGCCGATGAACCACACGAGTAGGAAAAATTGCCAACTCTTTCAACTGAAGCAAGAATATCACGAAGTTTCTGAAGACTTGTTGCAATGAGCAGAATAATTTAGTGGCTTGAGGTCATTCAAAGCTATATTTCTCATGCTTTTTCAAAGAAACAATCTGAATCTTAAATCTTTGACCGTCTAAATTCAAACCATATCTCATAGTGATTGAATAGAAGACTATCATGTGTATGTTTTCCAAGATACTCGAGTCCTAAACTCGTAAGCCTCTTTGTGCATTCCTCTCCTCCCAACCTTGAACAGAACTTGATATTATGTGATACAAAGATTCGTCCATCATATGGTTTCAATTTAGATGCTAATCTTTCAAGTCCGACCCATACAAGTTTATCAGGCATATGAAGAAACACAGCACTAGCGTAAATCAAATCATAAGTTACACCAGAACCGAACTTACTGAAATCCATGTCCTCTCCCTTAACTATCAAAGGTCGTTTGTGTAAGAGGCCTTGGGCGGGAAGCTCATACCTAAATGCAGCCATAAGAGAGAGCTCGTCCCTTTCAAGACAATGAAAGTGTTCAGGATTTAAATATCGAATGAAATGCAAACCAACTCGAAGCGTGCCACACCCTATCTCGAGCACCTGTGAGTCTGGTTTGAGCTGAATGGCTTGAGCAAGAAACTCATACACATCCCTTCCACCTGCCCATGGTTCACCGTAGTTACTATGGTGCTCTTCAACTAGAAGTCCTCCGGGGCATGGAAATGCTGTGTGATTATTTGAGTCAGGTCCCTCATAGTGTGATATGCCCTTAAATCTGCATTTCGGAGGATAAAATATAATCAGGAAATCCAATAGGAAGTCAGATATTTTAAATTGATGGTATgacatgaaaaaaaatgatggtcTTTCGTTCGATGTATGTGTAAAACTTTGTAGTTATGTGTATATATTTGATCACAATCTCAATACTTGatttttcaattaatattttatcaCAATCTTAATACTTCGACTTTTCAATCAACTGCGCACTTTATCCTCTGAAATGTGACCTCTGAATTTAGAGGAGCCAAATCCCATAACCATAAAAATAAATCTCCTATGTAGCTACCAAAACAATCAGATCCTTTTGTCGGCCAAGACCAAAACATTCTTTAGTATCttaatttaatcattattataaatattataaaagaatTCTTCAAgctaaaaccaaaaaagaacTCTTGACTTTTGAACTATGCTATACATGGTGTTTGACCTTGAAAACCCATGTGCTTTTCACAACTGAACAGATCAGTTATCATATGTACAGGCTGTGTTAAACAAAGGTCAGAAAGAGGGAAGCATCTATACTACAAATTGCatattaaaaattgagaaaCATTCCGACTCAAAAGAATGTGAAGACAATGTATAATAATACacattcacacacacacacacacacgatGGACATAAAGCGAATAAACTTCAGTGTGAAGCATAGTGATAGAATCATTTAAACTTCGGTGTGCATCACCTCTCACTGTTGTCGACCCCTGCACTATGTCAATGCTACCCTACTATTCAGCATGCTAATTTATTTTCCTACATTGGTTAATATATGAAGTCCTAATTATCGGAACCAATTCTCCCACCTAACTCGTGTTTTATCTGTATCAAAAAATAACTTCCAATGCAATCTACAGAGTAAAAactctaataaataaaatgggGTATCACAAAACAGATATATACtgtgtcacacacacacacaaatggATAAAACAAATTGAGAAGGGTCTTACTGTTTAAGATCCTCAAGTTGTTGAGCCCTAGTACGAGGGTTAATACCCTTGCGGAGCACATTTTCTTGCATATGAATCCCATTTGCTTCAATTTGATTTTTCACCCACTCAACATCCTCCTTTCTCGTTGCTATAAAACCATTACCTTTGCTAGACTCAGACGAACCAACATCAACGTTCCTGGCATTGTTGACATCAGGGGTGGCTGGAGGTTGTGAAGGGCACGAGCAAGAAGATAGAGACGACAATAGGAAGAACAGAAAAACAGCAGCCACAGAAACAGTGAGAACCAGAACAGGCACCGTCATCACTACACCCTTCGACATAGCCCGAGAAACTGAAATTGCCATCAATGACTAAACTTCTTAATCTCACCCTGTGAAGCCAGTAAAAACAACCAAATCAAATCAACACTAAGCAAACATACCATTGCCAATGTTGTCAATCACTTATAGCAAACAATAGCGATTTATTCAAATTTCCACTACGATGCATTGCTATACCACCGCAATAGCGGCtatttgacaaatttttgtactccctccgtgacaaaatataagcaaaattcacctttttaggttaattgcataattaatgtaCCTGAACTAAATAGCCTATCACACAACAatagcaatttgttcaaattccgttACGCTATAACCGCTATTGGACAACACTGGACATTGTTCATATAGACTTATAATAATCTCAATACTCACTAAACCACAATACTAAAAAATCTAACCCAAATCCCAATGGCATAAAAATTTACCTTTTTATCCTCCTTATCTTAAACAATGATATAACATGCATAAAACTATAAAatacttaaattaaatcaaaaccCCATTTGAAATTTCCATTCTTGATTGATACAACAATGAAGCATTCAATAATATAATTCAAAAAACAAACCTagttaaaaattagaaaatgaCCCAATTGGATAATCAAAGCAGGGAACAAAAACATACACAAATATGAAGTGGAAACCGCAAAATCTGTAGGCACAAAGACAAATCCAATTGACCCAACAGCTTAAACATAAATCATGAAATAATCGTACCCTTTTGAGAGTAGATACAGTGAGGGGTTGAAAGTGAGAGAATGTGAAGAAGAATGGCGTAATAATTGGTGGAAACGAATGAGGAATAAAGAAGCTCCGACAAGAGTCACCGGTGAAGACGACAGTAAAGTGAGAGAAACAAACTCATCATCAACGTTTTATGCTGTCTGCTGCTGTAACAGCCTGTTCCTGATCGGAATTATGGAGaaaaaagttttatttatttcttttggaaaaaaaaaacaaattcaatattaatttctttaataaatatgtttttttaattaaaatttaaaataaatccaaaatcatttgatatgttattgaaatacattaaaattaacgagttttgtcaaaattaaatgccgttaatttttatgtgtctcaataccatatcaaatgattttggatttgtctgaaattttacacaaatgatctataagatgtaaactttcaatttaattttagaaaaattttagtataaaatattagaaaaattattttcaagtaaattattatcatcatgctatgaagatttaattttttttgtctatcgtcttaactattttcataaaaaataaaagataattgaaatataataaaaaattatattattttaagagatttttcaacagtcaatatattttttccgTATTCCtcatcataaatcaaccaaataaaaatgggtacgAAATCGGTGCGTACCATACGAGTACCATGTAGTATCCAGTACTGATATGTACCCAGTACAGGTACTTCACCGTTTTAGGAATACACATGCTACATAGCTTAAAACTATTTTTTGATAATTCAGAGACTACTATGACAGCGAGTGACACTTTCGATAATCAAAATGGCCGTTCCTCTTGATCAAATAGAtaagttatttaatttaataaaataaaaaaggaatcttttttttttgtacatgaaGGGGGCAAagcccaaaagaaaagaaaactaagAAATTACACGCACAGTCCTAGGCATGGAAACCCCGGAGATATCAGCAAAGAGAGAACTCTGAAGATCTATAGGAGGAGTCTCCAGAGttataaaatcaaaagaatCTTGCATAAGACTATGGTTAGCTAGCCAATCTGCGCTTCTATTGCCTTCTCGCCATGTGTGTTGAAACTGAGTTTGCCAATTCATGTTGATAAGCTCTTGAATGCGCCGAATCAGAATGGGGGTGGCCCCATTAAGATTGCATCTCCCTGTAACCATATCAATTAGTAGTTTGGAATCACTTTCCACAATGAGGTGGAGTAATCCCTTTTCGTCTAGCCAACTCCATTCCCGCATACATGCCCCACATTTCGGCATGTAAAGAGTCACAAGTACCAATCTTTTGAGTGTATCCCTGTATCCACCGACCATCAGAATCCCGCAGTAAGCCACCACAACCAGCAAGATCCATAGATTTCTTATGAGCTCCATCGCAATTAAGTTTGATCCAGCCTTCATTGGGACATTTTCAACGAATGAATATGGTTTCCAATCAGTGTCGACCTCTAGTAAAATGATGATGCTCGTACCCATCGATATCCTTCGCCATCTTGAGGATCACCTGAATAGGGTCTGCAGGTTGTCGAAAATCTTCATCAAAGATGGCTTTGTTGCGCCAAGTCCACATGTGCCAACACGCCACCATGAAAATAGTCTTTCACCCTTCTTTTTGCACTCCATAATCCTCGTTGTTGAGATTCTTGAAGCACCAATCCCtgcaattgaaagaaaaaaagttagtaatatGATTGGAAGCTACTAACTTGATCCAGATTCGAGTAGCGTATGCGCAATCCCTTAATGTGTGGATGGTAGTTTCTTCTCCGTTTCCACAACTATGGCAAATTGGTGATATTCCCACATTCCATTTGCTCCTCCGGTAATTGGTTAGAAGGCGATCATGTGCTGCTAACCACATGAAGGTTTGGATTCTATGAGGGCCCTTCCAATTCCATATCATTTTCCAGTCGCCTTCCATTTGGGGTATATTTCCTCGTTGCAACTCATAGGCACTCAGAATCGTAAAATGATGAGTATTGGTGCCTCTCCATCCTACTACATCTGGACCATCTGTATCTCTTGGTTCTGGGAGTGCGACTACTTGATTCACAATGTTAAGAGGCAaagtatttttcaaaaaatcaaGATTCCATTTCCTTTCAATCGTTAAGACATCTTTCACATTAAGGGTCGAATCAATAGCCTGATTGGTAGCCGCCTCCATGAAAAAAGAGCCATGCTACATAGCTTAAAACTATTTTTTGATAATTCAGAGACTACTATGACAGCGAGTGACACTTTTGATAATCAAAATGGTGGTTCCTCTTGATCAAATATAtaagttatttaatttaataaaataaaaaaggaatcTTTAAACAATAATAGAAATGATTAAGTTTTTAAGTTGTTACTTAAACACATGAATAGGAATAGGGTTTTTTCCGTTGGAGGTTGTCACTGTTACTTACAAAACGAAGCTTTAACTTTACTGAACCTGAGAAGACAACTTCCATTTTCACTCTTCCTTCCAATTTCAACAATAAGGTATCATCACATATCTCAGATCTAACCTCGTTTCCCTTCGATTCGTTAACGTTGTTGTTTCTTTCTTACACGACCACATGTCCTCTTCTCCAAAATGTACTTTCCctaattttcatttcaatttcaatttaggGTTTCATATTCTCATCATCATAATATTTGGGTCTGGTTTTTAACATCATATTCAGATCATTATTTACATCTCTGTTTAATTTTGAAGTTGAATTAGTGTTGATTGTTTCCTCTTTGTTTTCCCCCAAATATGTTAGCTTAAGggtattaatattattatacatGCTCAATTCATTCTATTGCTGAAAAATGTAGTCTTTATAGGTAGAAATCTCATTTCCACAGATTCATTTGTTACtaaatcaatgtttttttttttttatgaagtattgatttttttgaaaGATAATAAGCAATAATGGGATTTGTTgattaattaacttttttttttctaacataAGCTTCATGATGTTTGGCTTAGGATTTCAAACTAAAATTTTGCTTGTGATGCCTTGCTATTTTTGAATTCAAACAAATCACTGTGTTATAGTAGTATTCAATTTAATTTCATTGGGGGGTTGTGTAGCTTAACTGGTTTGAACTGAGGGTTAAAGGAGTTGGTGGACTTGGGTTAGAACCCCGGTGAAGGAGAAATTACTAACctaacaactaattactaaTGTCTGccttttgaaagaaaaaaaattgattttattttcatttgtatAGTAGTATCATAACGGAATTAGTGAAATTTTGAGACATCGGATTCAAGACTAGACCATGAGGACTTCCTTGGTTTTGGTGTTACTTCCAAGATTTCTGGATATAGATAGCTTTGTTTTGGGCCAGTTCGTAGTAAATTTGAAGTGAGTAGATGTAAGGAGGGGACATGGACAAGTATGAGTCTAATAGATTATTAGTTGTCGCTTGTCAATTAGTAGTACCAGTTAGAAATATATTCTTCATGTTGTTGGCAATGGATTCTGTGAACCCGCTTTGTGGATCAAATGACCATGCTATTACCCTTGTTGTATGATTATAATGAATCGGGGAACTTATATTTTTCCAGTATATTATATTCCCATAGTTAACATTTCTGGCTTTCTAGATGGTTAAACTGTAAGATTAAGAGCAATTAGAATCTCTAGTTTTTGGACATGCTAAATGGTTATACATGGAGTGAgaatcaaataattttagacTTGTAATTATAGAATGGTTTAGGTCTAAGAAACTTCAGAAGAGAGACATTGGATATTCTTCTAATAAAGAAAGTGTCTTGGAGAAACCTCTAATGTACCAATATGGTATCAAACACAATAGAAAAGGCTTCAATTGATAAGTTTGAGCTCATTACGGACAGATCGGTTGCCGGTAGTTGCTTGTTTACATattatttctataataattaGTTATATTGTAATTTGTATACTTTATTAAGAGTATCATGATCATTTGCTTTAGTGATTATCTCTCTTTTGTGTTGATGGACATTTGTATGATATTATCTCTCTTTCCTCAAATTAAAGTGACCCCATTTTTCCTtctattataaattaatatctCTAAGGCTGTTGAACATGTTTGGATGAGTTTTTTTCCTGAGAAAGTCCCAAAAACACTACTTAAAATCCACCCTGCATGAAACAGTATCTGAAATGATACAAGTATTTAATGGCACATTGCTTTTAGGTGACATTTTTTATTAGTCGAATGTGTTTCACACATGCATCATTCACTCCCGTCTGCTTGTTTGCACACACACATTCTCAATGTTTTCTTTTGCATTGAACACCACCTTGATTAAACCTCTTTGAAAGCATGCAGGTTCTGTGTTAATTTTGATTCTGTTGACAGAAAGCTTGTTCATCTGTCTCTCTTTTGGCGTTAGCTATGCTACCAGCTGGAGCCAAAGAGACCCAATTGCGTGAGAGCAACAGTCAGAAGGTCCACCCTCAACCCATGGAAGAAGCCATGAATCAAAATCCAGAAGCTGTCGAAACCCTAGTTTCTAAAATTTTCACAAATATCTCTTCTCTGAAATCAGCTTATATTCAGCTGCAATCTGCTCATACTCCCTATGATCCCGATAAAATCCACACTGCTGATAAACTTGTTATTAGTGAGCTGAAAAATCTATCTGAACTCAAGCATTTCTACAGGGAAAACAACCCAAAGCCAGTTTGTGTTTCTCCCCAAGACTCACGGTTAGCTGCAGAAATTCAAGAACAACAGAGCCTCCTGAAAACGTATGAGGTCATGGTTAAGAAATTTCAGTCTGAAATTCAGAATAAAGATTTAGAGATCCATCAACTTGAAAAGCAGATTGAGGAGGCTAGTCAGAAGCGagcaaaattagaaaaaaatctGAAGCTTAGAGGTTTGTCGACTAAAGAATCAGAAGATGGAAATGGATTTTTCCCGATTGATCTAACTCCAGATCTCTTTACCTCTTCTGTGGAAGCAGCTGCGAAAGCAATTCATGATTTTTCTAAACCTTTGATCAACATGATGAAAGCAGCTGGGTGGGACCTTGATGCTGCTGCCAACTCAATTGAACCAAATGTTGTTTATGCGAAGAGAGCTCATAAGAAATATGCATTTGAGTCTTACATTTGCCAAAGAATGTTTGGTGGCTTCGAGCAAGAAAGCTTCTCTGTCGAATCAGACGATATTGTAGTCAATAAAGAGAGTTTCTTCCACCAATTTCTTGCTTTAAGGGAGATAGATCCTTTGGACATGCTTGGACAAAATCCAGATTCCATTTTTGGGAAATTTTGCCAGAGCAAATACCTAGTGATAGTTCATCAAAAGATGGAAGCGTCGTTCTTTGGGAATCTAGATCAGCGAAATCATGTGATGGGTGGAGGACATCCAAGGACTCCGTTTTACCAGGCTTTTCTAAAACTAGCAAAGTCAATTTGGCTTTTACACAAATTGGCTTATTCTTTCGAGCCAAATGTCAAGGTATTTCAGGTTAAAGGAGGGAGCGAGTTCTCCGATGTATACATGGAAAGCGTGGTCAAGAATCTGATAATGGATGAAAATGATGAAAAGCCGAAAGTTGGATTGATGGTTATGCCTGGATTTTGGATTGGGGGAAGTGTGATTCAGAGTAAAGTTTATCTCTCTGGTATGAAGGTAGCTGAATGATTCCTGAAAACAAGCAAGCTTTTCATGAAATGCATATTTGTTGTATGTGGTTTTTATCAGTCATCATTTTCTTATCTTGTAAGATAACGCTgttgtttgtaatttttaagATCCCTTTTAGTGCTTGTAAGAAAACAAGCAAGCTTTTCATGAGTCTGTTATCTTTATGTACTTTCAAGTCTCTTGTTGTAACTCCAATAGTATATGTGGGAAGGATACTGAAAGTTGTATAAAAGTTTTAACTTTTTACTCATCAATTTCATTACTTTAggaaaaaaagattaaaactgtACATTGTTCACAGCCC encodes:
- the LOC123920250 gene encoding uncharacterized protein LOC123920250, with translation MAISVSRAMSKGVVMTVPVLVLTVSVAAVFLFFLLSSLSSCSCPSQPPATPDVNNARNVDVGSSESSKGNGFIATRKEDVEWVKNQIEANGIHMQENVLRKGINPRTRAQQLEDLKQFKGISHYEGPDSNNHTAFPCPGGLLVEEHHSNYGEPWAGGRDVYEFLAQAIQLKPDSQVLEIGCGTLRVGLHFIRYLNPEHFHCLERDELSLMAAFRYELPAQGLLHKRPLIVKGEDMDFSKFGSGVTYDLIYASAVFLHMPDKLVWVGLERLASKLKPYDGRIFVSHNIKFCSRLGGEECTKRLTSLGLEYLGKHTHDSLLFNHYEIWFEFRRSKI
- the LOC123920246 gene encoding protein GRAVITROPIC IN THE LIGHT 1, which codes for MLPAGAKETQLRESNSQKVHPQPMEEAMNQNPEAVETLVSKIFTNISSLKSAYIQLQSAHTPYDPDKIHTADKLVISELKNLSELKHFYRENNPKPVCVSPQDSRLAAEIQEQQSLLKTYEVMVKKFQSEIQNKDLEIHQLEKQIEEASQKRAKLEKNLKLRGLSTKESEDGNGFFPIDLTPDLFTSSVEAAAKAIHDFSKPLINMMKAAGWDLDAAANSIEPNVVYAKRAHKKYAFESYICQRMFGGFEQESFSVESDDIVVNKESFFHQFLALREIDPLDMLGQNPDSIFGKFCQSKYLVIVHQKMEASFFGNLDQRNHVMGGGHPRTPFYQAFLKLAKSIWLLHKLAYSFEPNVKVFQVKGGSEFSDVYMESVVKNLIMDENDEKPKVGLMVMPGFWIGGSVIQSKVYLSGMKVAE
- the LOC123922074 gene encoding F-box/LRR-repeat protein 14-like; this translates as MKTKRIKTTNSVKPDECWELVFMFMFMDDEDYYALSLVSKQFLSITNRLRSSLTIKPYYDQTTEQVLHLIGRFPNLTSLNFIGGDDIDYILPQLSTFPFRLTSLKLSHMSTIPATGLVTFSSATSSTLNSLTCSYIDFLHSTHMFLIGDCFPKLKRIDLSHCNDICISLLLKKCRNITHLNLTASSIIPLSRIMNFQLPTLEVLNLSYSTADNQTLNVLTKTCTRILQLSLGYCDRVTDKGVKSVLQNCIQLREINLKYCQRVVHLNVDSMLLLRPSLTKIMLPYLLAWVA